CGGGAACAAGGCCGGGTTGGCGCTGTAGCCGCCGTCCCAGTACGCCTCGCCGTCGATCTCGACGGCGTGGTGCATGGTCGGCAGGCACGCGGACGCCAGGGCCGCGTCGACGTTCAGCTCGTGTTCACGAAACAGCTTGAGCCGGCCGGTGCGCACCTGGGTGGCGGCGATGTAGAGCCGGATCGGGCTGGCCAGGCGCAGCCGCTCGAAATCGACCAGCCGCTGCAGCAGGTCGCGCAGCGGGTTGAGCCCCAGCGGGTTGAGCTGATAGGGCGACAGCAGCTGCGTCCACTGCAGCGCCACCCGCGCGGCCGGCGCCAGGCCGGGATCGCTGGCCTTGCCCTCGGTGAACCACTCGAAGGGCAGCTGGGTGCCGACCTCGCTCCACAACGCCGCCAGCGCCTCGCGGGCGGCCTCGTTGGCGGCCGGGCCCGGGCCGTGGCCGCTGCGCGCCAGGCCGTCAGCCATCACGATCGCGTTGAGCGCGCCGGCGCTGGTGCCGCTGACGGCATCCCAGTCGAAGCGATCCGCTTCGAGCAGGGCATCGAGCACGCCCCAGGTGTAGGCACCGTGGGCGCCGCCGCCCTGCAAGGCCAGGCTCAGACGCGGGCGTCGATTGAACTTTCCGAACATCAGATGGCACTCCTCGCACCGGCCCCGAAGGGGGAAATGCTGCAGTGCAGTATCGCGGCAAAAATAGAATCGCCGGATGTCAGCCCTGCCTCCCTCGCCCCCCCTGCCCGATTCCGGCCATCCCGCCTTTGCCGACATCGGCTTCGACGAGCCCGACCGGCGGGATGAAACACACGACCCGCACGAGCCGCCGGCGCGGCCTGCGCTGCCCGCGGGCCTGCTCGCCAACCTCAACCCGGAGCAGTACGCCGCCGTCACGCTGGCGGCCGAGCCGGCGCTGATCCTGGCCGGCGCCGGCTCGGGC
This portion of the Leptothrix cholodnii SP-6 genome encodes:
- a CDS encoding patatin-like phospholipase family protein, yielding MFGKFNRRPRLSLALQGGGAHGAYTWGVLDALLEADRFDWDAVSGTSAGALNAIVMADGLARSGHGPGPAANEAAREALAALWSEVGTQLPFEWFTEGKASDPGLAPAARVALQWTQLLSPYQLNPLGLNPLRDLLQRLVDFERLRLASPIRLYIAATQVRTGRLKLFREHELNVDAALASACLPTMHHAVEIDGEAYWDGGYSANPALFPLTATGHADDVLIVMLSPLAYAEPGGKSPTSVAEIRSRAVEIAFNATFQREAALLGSACAAAQRGNWWPSGALERRLRALRWHLIDGQDALGHLASETKLLAHKPFLENLRDLGRHRALRWLDEDGARVGKSATVDLQALFA